The Pseudomonadota bacterium genome has a segment encoding these proteins:
- a CDS encoding GNAT family N-acetyltransferase gives MLKIELTQDLPSKVEEKMREDLAQYESSHGIDVNYKRFALILTEGPNQEAIGVLNAFTAFSEIYIEDLWIDSNHRGKGYGKKLLENLEQRFKGKGFNNINLVTNQFNAPGFYEKCGFTLEFVRKNLKNPKLTKFFFVKFFEDENQTQGLIS, from the coding sequence ATGTTAAAGATTGAACTTACGCAAGATCTGCCGTCAAAAGTTGAAGAAAAAATGAGAGAAGATCTTGCTCAATACGAAAGCAGTCATGGAATTGATGTTAACTATAAACGGTTTGCGTTAATTTTAACAGAGGGCCCGAATCAGGAGGCCATTGGCGTTTTAAATGCTTTTACGGCTTTTTCTGAAATTTACATCGAAGATCTTTGGATTGACTCAAACCATCGCGGGAAAGGATATGGTAAGAAGTTGTTGGAAAATTTAGAACAACGTTTTAAAGGCAAGGGGTTTAACAACATCAATCTTGTCACCAATCAATTTAACGCACCAGGATTTTATGAAAAGTGTGGGTTTACGCTTGAATTTGTCAGAAAAAACTTAAAAAACCCAAAGCTTACAAAGTTCTTTTTTGTAAAATTTTTTGAAGACGAAAATCAAACACAAGGGCTTATTTCTTGA
- a CDS encoding alpha/beta hydrolase, whose protein sequence is MLKQIIFFLIFFALNAEAFLLQEEVTPLSSGRLSWVQRNPEADQTIIFIPANSTSKRIFRKQLTSSFFDQRLIAVDLPGHGASENALNPSFTYSFEGYAASLIEFIEMLHLKTKPVLCGWSLGGHVAIEILRLRPDLVAGLFLTGTPPIDLTPEGFNAGFKPFLGCELMSKDHFTKEDAVRFISLLWPSYESFMVDDAERTDGKARSLMIAQALSGKRISQRQTIENTLIPLAFVIGTADEGINGDYIKGLAFKKAPEIHEISAGHDTIWGAADDFNERLNTFVRKIYG, encoded by the coding sequence ATGTTAAAACAAATCATATTTTTCTTAATCTTTTTTGCCTTAAACGCTGAAGCTTTTCTTCTTCAAGAAGAAGTTACTCCTTTATCAAGTGGAAGACTGAGCTGGGTACAACGGAATCCAGAAGCAGACCAAACAATCATTTTTATCCCCGCGAATTCAACGTCAAAAAGAATTTTTCGCAAGCAGCTTACTTCTTCTTTTTTTGATCAAAGACTCATTGCTGTTGATTTGCCAGGACATGGAGCCAGCGAAAACGCTCTTAATCCCTCTTTTACCTACAGTTTTGAAGGATATGCAGCCTCTCTCATTGAATTTATCGAAATGCTTCATTTAAAAACGAAACCTGTTTTATGTGGCTGGTCTTTGGGGGGACATGTTGCAATCGAAATTTTACGGTTAAGGCCTGATTTGGTCGCAGGTTTATTTTTAACAGGAACGCCGCCTATTGACTTAACGCCAGAAGGATTTAACGCGGGTTTTAAGCCTTTTTTGGGGTGTGAACTTATGTCAAAGGATCATTTTACGAAAGAAGATGCCGTGAGGTTTATAAGTCTTTTATGGCCATCTTATGAGTCTTTTATGGTGGATGATGCAGAACGGACAGATGGAAAAGCCCGATCTTTGATGATTGCACAAGCTCTGAGTGGAAAAAGAATAAGTCAAAGACAAACAATCGAAAATACCCTTATTCCTCTTGCTTTTGTTATTGGAACGGCTGACGAAGGAATTAATGGAGATTATATTAAAGGGCTTGCATTTAAAAAAGCGCCGGAGATTCATGAAATTTCTGCAGGGCACGATACCATTTGGGGAGCTGCTGATGACTTTAATGAACGCTTGAATACGTTTGTAAGGAAAATTTATGGATAA
- a CDS encoding alpha/beta hydrolase — MDKKMPKNSHFIFSETFGETHNPAILLNAGAGNQLIIWPERFCKDLAAKGYFVIRYDYRDTGLSAHVPNEEPYTVLDLAQDAIEILKKYHLEKATFVGFSMGGQLAQFVGAYFPQYAENLILIATSTDFKSGFDALMGNLSEGGGLSTPKPEYLAFLAEAWDFSEFTLEKKIDFYVEVAKVLEGRPKDFEEDFFRNQAQENYERTPLNAPHAHTEAMLASFDLHQKAPELIQIPTLIIHGEKDPIFPLDHAEALKNRIKDSKLLIWDDFGHAISPRHFTRLITAIDSFIKKGREEKLKK; from the coding sequence ATGGATAAAAAAATGCCCAAAAATTCACACTTCATTTTTTCTGAAACATTTGGAGAAACACATAATCCTGCAATTTTATTGAATGCTGGGGCAGGCAATCAATTAATCATATGGCCCGAGAGATTCTGTAAAGATCTAGCGGCAAAAGGATATTTTGTGATCCGTTATGATTATCGAGACACAGGTCTTTCGGCCCATGTTCCGAACGAGGAACCTTATACGGTTCTTGATCTGGCGCAAGATGCGATTGAAATTTTAAAAAAATATCATCTTGAAAAAGCAACGTTCGTTGGATTTTCCATGGGAGGGCAATTGGCGCAATTTGTGGGGGCATATTTTCCACAATATGCAGAAAATCTCATCCTCATTGCAACATCTACGGATTTTAAGTCAGGGTTTGATGCTTTGATGGGAAATCTTTCCGAGGGTGGTGGATTATCAACGCCAAAACCTGAATATCTTGCTTTTCTTGCTGAGGCCTGGGATTTTTCAGAATTTACGTTAGAGAAAAAAATCGATTTCTATGTTGAGGTTGCAAAAGTATTAGAGGGGCGCCCAAAAGACTTTGAGGAAGATTTCTTTAGAAATCAAGCACAAGAAAATTATGAACGCACGCCCTTGAATGCGCCCCATGCCCACACTGAAGCAATGCTTGCTTCTTTTGATCTACATCAAAAAGCACCCGAACTTATTCAAATTCCGACCTTAATTATTCATGGCGAAAAAGACCCCATCTTTCCGCTGGATCATGCTGAGGCCTTAAAAAATAGGATTAAAGATTCAAAATTGCTGATTTGGGATGATTTTGGGCACGCGATAAGTCCACGCCATTTTACGCGGCTCATTACGGCAATTGATTCTTTTATCAAGAAGGGGCGCGAAGAAAAGTTAAAAAAATAG
- a CDS encoding Fic family protein, producing MHQRIGKYIIQKIGGETYQAYVPPKLPPNPALKLDKFYLSLEKATLALSELNSMHKYISNTSLFIYMYIRKEALLSSQIEGTQSSFSDLMLFEHHQKPTVSLEDVEEVSNYVKAMTYGLDRLQQGFPLSLRLLREIHGVLLSGGPGSHQLPGEFRRSQNWIGGTRPGNALFVPPPIEHLSQCLFDLETFLYDESIPILVKTALVHVQFETIHPFLDGNGRLGRLLITLLLCQSKMLDEPILYLSLYLKQNRHLYYRLLQEVRLNGAWEAWLEFFLEGVIVSAKQGIQTAGDINKLFTHDFEKISLLGRARFSCEQVFEYLKKLPQVTVPFLASELGMTSPTARSALKNMLDLGILEERSGKKRDKVYIYHNYLKILEEGATPLDLKRPT from the coding sequence ATGCATCAAAGAATTGGAAAATACATTATACAAAAAATTGGTGGAGAAACATACCAAGCTTATGTGCCTCCTAAGCTTCCACCAAACCCTGCCTTGAAGTTGGATAAATTTTATCTTTCTTTAGAAAAAGCGACATTGGCCCTTTCTGAACTTAATAGCATGCATAAATATATTTCGAATACGTCTTTGTTTATTTACATGTATATTCGCAAGGAGGCTCTCCTTTCCAGTCAAATTGAAGGGACGCAAAGTTCTTTTTCAGATTTGATGCTTTTTGAACATCATCAAAAACCGACCGTATCTTTAGAAGATGTAGAAGAAGTCTCTAATTACGTCAAAGCTATGACCTATGGGTTAGATCGTCTCCAGCAAGGGTTTCCACTTTCTTTAAGACTTTTACGAGAAATCCATGGCGTTCTTTTATCGGGAGGGCCTGGTTCTCACCAGTTGCCGGGGGAGTTTCGGCGTTCGCAAAATTGGATTGGGGGAACAAGACCAGGAAATGCTTTATTTGTTCCGCCTCCTATTGAGCATTTAAGCCAATGCTTGTTTGATCTTGAAACTTTTTTATATGATGAATCTATTCCTATTTTAGTAAAAACCGCTCTTGTTCATGTTCAATTTGAAACCATTCATCCTTTTCTTGATGGAAATGGACGATTAGGAAGGCTCTTGATTACACTCCTTCTTTGTCAGAGTAAAATGTTGGATGAACCCATTTTGTATTTGAGCCTTTATTTAAAACAAAATCGTCATCTCTATTATCGTTTGTTGCAAGAGGTTCGGCTAAATGGGGCATGGGAAGCTTGGTTAGAGTTCTTTTTAGAAGGTGTGATTGTTTCTGCAAAGCAAGGTATTCAAACAGCAGGAGATATTAATAAATTATTCACACATGATTTTGAGAAAATTTCTTTGCTGGGACGGGCAAGATTTTCATGTGAACAAGTCTTTGAGTATTTGAAGAAACTCCCTCAGGTAACGGTACCTTTTCTTGCTTCTGAGTTAGGAATGACTTCTCCTACCGCCCGCAGTGCTCTTAAGAATATGCTAGATCTGGGTATCCTAGAAGAAAGAAGCGGAAAAAAACGTGATAAGGTTTACATATACCATAACTACCTTAAGATTCTAGAAGAAGGTGCGACCCCTCTTGATTTAAAAAGACCAACGTAA
- a CDS encoding MFS transporter translates to MQNPFSKVLLLTTIIVMDFLTGMEFDLFVPSFPEIQKIFNLTPFWVEALLSINFIGYCASLFITGALADRYGRKPVLLSGLLIFIAGSMLCLWGGGYELMLLGRLLQGVGVASPCILSFLIIADLYPLEKQQSLFALLNGICNISVGIAPVLGSYISLYYHWQGNFIALLILGIFSFIMSVLFIPATKPTPSPIKSSPVGYRDIFKSKPLLLLIIHIIGIAVPYWVFVGMAPLLYMEDLGVSLSHFGYYQGSLAFLFAIGTLLSSPFINRFSHKKMLSLSNSILILSFVLVMGLVVLNSTSPLMITFCLLIMIVGQILPVTLLYPLSLNLMPEAKGRISGVLQGFKLILCAISLQFMGYFYNGSFRNIGLMLSVFIFLSIVTLGWIIKNKKLMGTQTN, encoded by the coding sequence ATGCAAAATCCTTTTTCTAAAGTTCTTCTTCTAACCACCATCATTGTTATGGATTTTTTAACAGGGATGGAGTTTGATCTTTTTGTGCCCAGTTTCCCAGAAATTCAAAAGATTTTTAATCTCACGCCTTTTTGGGTAGAAGCTTTACTCTCCATTAACTTTATTGGGTATTGTGCCAGTCTTTTTATCACCGGTGCCCTTGCCGATCGTTATGGACGAAAGCCCGTTTTGTTGTCAGGTCTTCTGATTTTTATTGCAGGGAGCATGCTGTGTTTGTGGGGTGGGGGATACGAACTAATGCTCCTGGGACGCCTTCTTCAAGGTGTCGGCGTTGCTTCTCCTTGTATCTTAAGTTTTTTAATTATTGCCGACCTTTATCCTCTTGAAAAACAGCAATCCCTTTTTGCACTTCTCAACGGAATTTGTAATATATCTGTTGGAATTGCACCGGTTTTAGGAAGCTATATAAGTCTTTATTATCACTGGCAAGGGAACTTTATAGCGCTGCTCATTTTGGGGATTTTTTCCTTTATCATGAGTGTTCTTTTTATTCCTGCCACAAAACCTACCCCATCACCGATAAAAAGTTCACCTGTCGGGTATCGAGATATATTTAAATCAAAGCCACTTCTTCTTTTGATCATACATATTATTGGAATAGCTGTTCCATATTGGGTTTTTGTGGGCATGGCGCCGCTTCTTTATATGGAAGATTTGGGGGTTAGTTTGTCTCATTTTGGATATTACCAAGGGTCCTTAGCTTTTCTTTTTGCCATTGGAACTTTGCTTTCAAGTCCTTTTATAAACCGGTTTAGTCATAAAAAAATGCTGTCTCTTTCAAACTCTATTTTGATTTTATCTTTTGTTTTGGTGATGGGTCTCGTTGTGTTAAATTCAACAAGTCCTCTTATGATTACATTTTGTCTTCTTATTATGATTGTGGGGCAAATCTTGCCTGTTACGCTTTTATATCCCCTTTCTTTAAATCTCATGCCGGAGGCAAAAGGGCGTATTTCTGGTGTTTTGCAAGGATTTAAGCTCATTCTCTGCGCCATTTCTCTTCAGTTTATGGGGTATTTTTATAACGGATCTTTCCGAAATATTGGGCTTATGCTCTCCGTTTTTATTTTTTTGAGTATCGTTACATTAGGCTGGATTATTAAGAATAAAAAATTGATGGGAACACAAACGAATTGA